In Halorubellus sp. JP-L1, one DNA window encodes the following:
- the crcB gene encoding fluoride efflux transporter CrcB: MNPAVLVGIGGALGAVARHAVYERVDDADAAIPHATLAVNVLGSLVLGLATGLGASGVVGGDALLFVGTGACGAFTTFSTFAFETVDRAARSTRAAAANALGTLALALAGAALGFWLATLA; encoded by the coding sequence GTGAACCCGGCCGTCCTCGTCGGTATCGGTGGCGCCCTCGGCGCGGTCGCTCGACACGCGGTCTACGAGCGCGTCGACGACGCCGACGCCGCCATCCCGCACGCGACGCTCGCGGTGAACGTCCTCGGGAGTCTCGTCCTCGGACTCGCAACCGGCCTCGGCGCCTCCGGCGTCGTCGGCGGTGACGCGCTCCTGTTCGTCGGCACCGGCGCGTGCGGCGCGTTCACCACGTTCTCCACGTTCGCGTTCGAGACCGTCGACCGCGCCGCTCGCTCGACGCGGGCCGCGGCCGCGAACGCACTCGGGACGCTCGCACTCGCACTCGCCGGCGCCGCACTCGGGTTCTGGCTCGCCACGCTCGCCTGA
- a CDS encoding CrcB family protein has protein sequence MTDGHPLASVETYALVALGGFAGANARYGVDVAVGGLSATLAVNVVGSALLGFLLYEEAYLGAFSGRMRTAVGTGFLSSLTTYSTFAVQTYQAAPLVAAGNVAGNYALGIGGVLLGRHVALALARSVEA, from the coding sequence ATGACTGACGGCCACCCGCTCGCGTCCGTCGAGACGTACGCGCTCGTCGCACTCGGCGGGTTCGCCGGTGCGAACGCGCGGTACGGCGTCGACGTCGCCGTCGGAGGGCTATCCGCGACGCTCGCCGTGAACGTCGTCGGGAGCGCGCTCCTCGGCTTCCTCCTGTACGAGGAGGCGTACCTCGGCGCGTTCTCCGGTCGGATGCGGACCGCAGTCGGCACCGGGTTCCTCTCCTCGCTCACGACGTACTCGACGTTCGCCGTCCAGACGTACCAGGCCGCGCCGCTCGTCGCCGCCGGGAACGTCGCCGGGAACTACGCGCTCGGGATCGGCGGCGTCCTCCTCGGCCGGCACGTCGCGCTCGCACTCGCACGGAGCGTGGAGGCGTGA
- a CDS encoding ribbon-helix-helix domain-containing protein — MPKVEINIPEHLEMQITQMVEQGEFVNRDEAIEDLLAAGLKAYKTSGPMDDEDERLESGFEDDGMMGHDDEYVF, encoded by the coding sequence ATGCCCAAGGTCGAGATAAACATCCCCGAGCATCTCGAGATGCAGATCACGCAGATGGTCGAGCAGGGCGAGTTCGTCAACCGGGACGAGGCCATCGAGGACCTCCTCGCCGCCGGTCTGAAGGCGTACAAGACGAGCGGGCCGATGGACGACGAGGACGAACGCCTCGAGTCCGGGTTCGAGGACGACGGCATGATGGGTCACGACGACGAGTACGTCTTCTAA
- a CDS encoding sulfite oxidase-like oxidoreductase, which translates to MTVRDVTDIHEEFDGERVPPGQRETSKFPVLSKSGTPNYDPENYSLDVWGAVDDELSFSLEEFQGVESETQRQDFHCVTGWSKLDCEFAGVTFPTLADLAGVHDDAVHVMFHALDGYTTNLPLEDCMREEVLLAWAFDGDDLPREHGGPLRVVTPHRYAYKGAKWVDGVEFLTEPERGYWEKRGYSNTANPWNEERYA; encoded by the coding sequence ATGACTGTCAGGGACGTCACGGACATCCACGAGGAGTTCGACGGGGAGCGCGTACCGCCGGGCCAGCGCGAGACGTCGAAGTTCCCCGTGCTCTCGAAGAGCGGCACGCCGAACTACGACCCCGAGAACTACTCGCTGGACGTCTGGGGCGCCGTCGACGACGAACTATCCTTCTCGCTCGAGGAGTTCCAGGGCGTCGAGAGCGAGACCCAGCGCCAGGACTTCCACTGCGTCACCGGCTGGTCGAAGCTCGACTGCGAGTTCGCGGGCGTGACGTTCCCGACGCTCGCGGACCTCGCGGGCGTCCACGACGACGCGGTCCACGTCATGTTCCACGCCCTCGACGGCTACACGACGAACCTCCCGCTCGAAGACTGCATGCGCGAGGAGGTGCTGCTCGCGTGGGCGTTCGACGGCGACGACCTCCCCAGGGAGCACGGCGGCCCGCTCCGCGTCGTCACGCCCCACCGGTACGCGTACAAGGGCGCGAAGTGGGTGGACGGCGTCGAGTTCCTCACCGAACCAGAGCGCGGGTACTGGGAGAAGCGCGGGTACTCGAACACCGCGAACCCCTGGAACGAAGAACGGTACGCCTGA
- a CDS encoding isochorismate synthase MenF, translated as MERAGSGGRSSEVGRDAGRLVSRSREVGDVSFRAFLASRAPPRLQWASPGGLELAGAGVAVELTADGPGRFDAVRNRADAVFADVDANGAAEGAPRPRFVGGFAFRDDHVPDGSWSGFPAASFVLPAIQLTRTDDGTWVTVNRYGPDADADAVEAALDEAVDAVAALPKMRPVGDAPGVAATRRTTSKDAWTTQVADATERIRAGDLEKVVLATALEVDLRGDVDLPDVLERLRRTYPNCYRFLVQPTETGGFLGAPPERLVAQTGRRVETEALAGSVGRGGTPEADAELAQSLVDSEKIQHEQRLVVDAICEQLAGFGAVAEGEQRVRKLDNIQHLQTPISAELDVDAHVLDIVEALHPTPAVGGLPPAAAAATIRDVETFERGWYAAPVGWFDATGDGEFLVAIRSGVAGGDRATLFAGNGIVRDSDPQEEWDEIQLKYRPLLEEFR; from the coding sequence ATGGAACGAGCGGGCAGCGGCGGGCGCTCGAGCGAGGTGGGTCGGGACGCCGGGCGTCTGGTGAGTCGCAGCCGCGAGGTGGGTGACGTCTCGTTTCGGGCGTTCCTCGCGTCGCGAGCGCCGCCGCGGCTCCAGTGGGCGAGCCCGGGCGGGCTGGAACTCGCGGGCGCGGGCGTCGCCGTTGAACTGACCGCGGACGGCCCCGGCCGGTTCGACGCCGTGCGCAACCGTGCAGACGCGGTGTTCGCGGACGTCGACGCGAACGGCGCGGCCGAGGGCGCGCCCCGCCCGCGATTCGTGGGCGGGTTCGCGTTCCGCGACGATCACGTCCCGGATGGCTCCTGGTCGGGGTTCCCGGCGGCGTCGTTCGTCCTGCCGGCGATCCAGTTGACGCGCACCGACGACGGGACGTGGGTGACCGTGAACCGGTACGGGCCGGACGCCGATGCCGACGCCGTCGAGGCGGCGCTCGACGAGGCGGTCGACGCGGTTGCGGCGCTCCCGAAGATGCGACCCGTCGGCGACGCACCGGGAGTCGCGGCGACGCGCCGGACGACGTCGAAGGACGCGTGGACGACGCAGGTCGCGGACGCGACCGAGCGCATTCGCGCCGGCGACCTGGAGAAGGTCGTGCTCGCGACCGCGCTGGAGGTCGACCTCCGCGGCGACGTGGACCTCCCGGACGTCCTCGAACGGCTCCGGCGGACGTACCCGAACTGCTATCGCTTCCTCGTCCAGCCGACCGAGACTGGGGGGTTCCTCGGCGCACCCCCCGAGCGCCTCGTCGCCCAAACTGGCCGGCGCGTCGAGACGGAGGCGCTCGCGGGGTCCGTCGGCCGGGGCGGAACGCCCGAAGCGGACGCGGAGCTCGCGCAGTCGCTCGTCGACTCGGAGAAGATACAGCACGAGCAGCGTCTCGTCGTGGACGCGATCTGCGAGCAACTCGCCGGGTTCGGCGCGGTCGCCGAGGGAGAGCAGCGCGTGCGCAAGCTCGACAACATCCAGCACCTCCAGACGCCGATCTCGGCGGAACTGGACGTGGATGCGCACGTGCTCGACATCGTCGAGGCGCTGCATCCGACGCCGGCGGTCGGCGGGCTGCCGCCGGCAGCCGCTGCGGCGACGATCCGGGACGTGGAGACGTTCGAGCGCGGCTGGTACGCCGCCCCCGTCGGGTGGTTCGACGCGACGGGCGACGGCGAGTTCCTCGTCGCGATCCGCTCGGGCGTGGCGGGCGGCGACCGGGCGACGCTGTTCGCGGGCAACGGCATCGTGCGGGACTCGGACCCCCAGGAGGAGTGGGACGAGATCCAACTCAAGTACCGGCCGCTGCTCGAGGAGTTCCGATGA
- the menD gene encoding 2-succinyl-5-enolpyruvyl-6-hydroxy-3-cyclohexene-1-carboxylic-acid synthase, giving the protein MTANGDEPGDGYPNRNVLWAETLVEELAAGGLEAVVVSPGSRSTPLTVAVADRDDLSAFSVLDERAAAFFALGRARRTGEPTALVCTSGTAAANYHPAILEASQARVPLLALTADRPPELRDSGANQTVDQEKLYGDAVRWYRDLPEPEATPRKLKRLRTDAARALAETRGTPAGPVHLNCPFRKPLEPTDVPGDVPEGWDEGDDRASAGRFEDGERRPFVRTEAGRPTLSAARLDALADVVADAETGVVVAGPADPVDVAREDYAPAVAGLGATVGFPVLADVLSTVRYGPHVADAPVVGGYDGYVDGLLDAVDPDVALRFGASPTSKPLRKALAERDVQQVLVDPAGEWRDAEFATDTLVAADPVHVARELAERLEGAVSERESGERSATERALALDEAFSDGVASARVDVSVGAFEGEVLADVVAGAPDPSTVVVSNSMPVRDADRFAAASEADVTVVANRGASGIDGVTSTALGAGSATSDELVYVTGDLAYYHDMNGLLSLSRCGVDATIVVVNNDGGGIFHELPIAEFEPPFTEQFQTPHGMDFAATGDLYDLAFERVAPDAFADAYERVLGTAGTAVLEVGFDAAASHDARDAATERARETVRAEVDDFDAQ; this is encoded by the coding sequence ATGACGGCGAACGGCGACGAACCCGGCGACGGGTATCCGAATCGCAACGTACTCTGGGCGGAGACGCTCGTCGAGGAACTGGCGGCGGGCGGTCTCGAGGCGGTCGTGGTGTCGCCGGGGAGTCGGTCGACGCCGTTGACGGTGGCGGTCGCTGACCGCGACGACCTCTCCGCGTTCTCGGTGCTCGACGAGCGCGCGGCGGCGTTCTTCGCGCTCGGTCGCGCCCGGCGGACGGGCGAGCCGACGGCGCTCGTCTGCACGTCCGGAACGGCTGCAGCGAACTATCATCCCGCCATACTGGAGGCGAGTCAGGCGCGCGTGCCGCTGCTGGCGTTGACTGCGGACCGGCCGCCGGAGTTGCGGGACTCGGGCGCGAACCAGACCGTCGACCAGGAGAAGCTCTACGGCGACGCGGTCCGCTGGTACCGCGACCTGCCGGAACCGGAGGCGACGCCGCGGAAGCTCAAGCGGCTTCGCACGGACGCGGCGCGAGCGCTCGCGGAGACGCGCGGGACGCCAGCGGGGCCAGTGCACCTGAACTGTCCGTTCCGGAAGCCACTGGAGCCCACGGACGTACCGGGCGACGTCCCGGAGGGATGGGACGAGGGCGACGACCGTGCGTCGGCCGGGCGCTTCGAGGACGGGGAGCGACGACCGTTCGTCCGCACGGAGGCGGGGCGACCGACGCTCTCCGCGGCGCGACTCGACGCGCTCGCGGACGTCGTCGCGGACGCCGAGACGGGCGTCGTCGTCGCCGGGCCCGCGGACCCGGTGGACGTCGCTCGCGAGGACTACGCACCAGCCGTCGCGGGCCTTGGCGCCACTGTGGGGTTCCCGGTGCTCGCGGACGTGCTCTCGACGGTCCGGTACGGCCCGCACGTCGCGGACGCACCGGTCGTCGGCGGATACGACGGCTACGTCGACGGGCTCCTGGACGCGGTCGACCCGGACGTCGCGCTCCGCTTCGGGGCGTCGCCGACGTCGAAGCCGCTCCGGAAGGCACTCGCGGAACGGGACGTCCAGCAGGTGCTCGTCGACCCGGCTGGCGAGTGGCGGGACGCCGAGTTCGCGACGGACACGCTCGTCGCCGCGGACCCGGTCCACGTCGCCCGCGAACTCGCCGAGCGCCTCGAGGGGGCAGTCAGTGAACGCGAGAGCGGCGAGCGATCCGCGACCGAGCGGGCGCTCGCGCTCGACGAGGCGTTCTCGGATGGGGTCGCGAGCGCACGCGTGGACGTCTCCGTGGGTGCGTTCGAGGGCGAGGTGCTCGCGGACGTTGTCGCTGGCGCACCGGACCCGTCGACGGTCGTCGTCTCGAACTCGATGCCGGTCCGGGACGCCGACCGGTTCGCGGCCGCCAGCGAGGCGGACGTGACCGTGGTCGCGAACCGCGGCGCGAGCGGCATCGACGGCGTCACCTCCACCGCGCTCGGAGCAGGGAGTGCCACGAGCGACGAGCTCGTGTACGTCACGGGCGATCTCGCGTACTACCACGACATGAACGGCCTGCTCTCGCTCTCGCGGTGCGGCGTCGACGCGACGATCGTCGTCGTGAACAACGACGGCGGCGGCATCTTCCACGAACTCCCGATCGCCGAGTTCGAACCGCCGTTCACCGAGCAGTTCCAGACTCCCCACGGCATGGATTTCGCGGCGACCGGCGACCTCTACGACCTCGCGTTCGAACGCGTCGCACCGGACGCGTTCGCCGACGCGTACGAGCGCGTGCTCGGAACGGCGGGGACGGCGGTCCTCGAGGTCGGGTTCGACGCGGCCGCGAGCCACGACGCCCGCGACGCCGCGACGGAACGCGCTCGCGAGACCGTCCGGGCCGAAGTCGACGACTTCGACGCCCAGTAG
- a CDS encoding J domain-containing protein, whose amino-acid sequence MAETFYDVLGVERTATQDEIEAAYRERVKETHPDLNDSPDATDAFQRVQAAEDVLGDPDERARYDRLGHASYTTHVAGGTGGDGSRWDVGSDRRADEAGRSGTATADSGAGADDGGADAGGAEAGGADANGGVGADDRFGFDPGAYDRTRARAGDGNPSERSYDVGGESVDGAGGNGAGGDGAGGDNTAAGDGGTSASATSADGYRERARRSAREWSKERQRQGRGSTDGDDDGGYSVHDWDDEELDTSRVSYELQGSEAVVVGIMFVLYPFVAYSAVSPQFSLFVNVTVAVCALALTGYLLTMPRIGCYVFGAWSVIAPAVLLAVPGLEVLSLLGLVFLGGTWIPFGYSVLFMRVLR is encoded by the coding sequence ATGGCCGAGACGTTCTACGACGTCCTCGGGGTCGAGCGGACCGCGACCCAGGACGAGATCGAGGCAGCCTACCGCGAGCGGGTCAAGGAGACCCATCCCGACCTGAACGACTCGCCGGACGCGACCGACGCCTTCCAGCGCGTGCAGGCCGCGGAGGACGTCCTCGGGGACCCCGACGAGCGCGCTCGCTACGACCGCCTCGGCCACGCGTCGTACACGACTCACGTCGCTGGCGGCACCGGCGGCGACGGCAGTCGCTGGGACGTCGGTTCGGACCGGCGCGCGGACGAGGCCGGACGGTCCGGAACGGCCACCGCCGACAGCGGTGCAGGCGCGGATGACGGCGGCGCAGATGCTGGCGGCGCGGAGGCCGGCGGTGCGGACGCCAACGGTGGCGTCGGCGCGGACGACCGCTTCGGGTTCGACCCGGGTGCGTACGACCGGACGCGGGCGCGTGCGGGCGACGGCAACCCGAGCGAGCGGAGTTACGACGTCGGCGGCGAGAGCGTCGACGGCGCTGGTGGCAACGGTGCAGGTGGCGACGGCGCTGGCGGCGACAACACTGCTGCCGGTGACGGTGGTACGTCCGCGAGCGCGACGAGCGCGGACGGCTATCGTGAACGAGCACGACGGAGCGCACGCGAGTGGTCGAAGGAGAGACAGCGCCAGGGCCGCGGGTCGACCGACGGCGACGACGACGGCGGTTACTCGGTGCACGACTGGGACGACGAGGAACTCGACACCAGCCGTGTGTCCTACGAGCTCCAGGGGAGCGAGGCGGTCGTCGTCGGCATCATGTTCGTCCTCTACCCGTTCGTCGCGTACTCGGCGGTCTCGCCGCAGTTCTCGCTGTTCGTGAACGTCACCGTCGCCGTCTGCGCGCTCGCGCTCACCGGCTACCTCCTGACGATGCCCCGCATCGGGTGCTACGTCTTCGGCGCGTGGAGCGTCATCGCACCCGCCGTCCTCCTCGCCGTCCCCGGACTGGAGGTCCTCTCGCTCCTCGGACTCGTCTTCCTCGGCGGCACGTGGATTCCCTTCGGGTACAGCGTGCTGTTCATGCGAGTGCTGCGGTAG
- a CDS encoding 1,4-dihydroxy-2-naphthoyl-CoA synthase yields MVSELFDPDRWEATALNDEFRDVTYHRGTDVGAVRIAFDRPEVRNAFRPGTVDELYRALDHAKRQTDVGCVLLTGNGPSPDDGGWAFCSGGDQRVRGADGYEYREDDADRDTASDAGRLHILEVQRLIRHIPKPVVCVAPGWAVGGGHSLHVVCDMTLASAEHAKFKQTDPDVASFDGGFGSAYLAKQVGQKKAREVFFLGKTYDAAEAADMGMVNEAVPHEDLEDVALDWAEEMLGKSPTAMRMLKYAFNATDDGMVGQQVFAGEATRLAYQTDEAQEGRDAFNEDRDPEFGDFEYHY; encoded by the coding sequence ATGGTCAGCGAACTCTTCGACCCGGATCGGTGGGAGGCGACGGCGTTGAACGACGAGTTCAGGGACGTCACGTACCATCGCGGCACCGACGTCGGCGCGGTCCGCATCGCGTTCGACCGGCCGGAGGTGCGGAACGCGTTCCGCCCGGGGACCGTCGACGAACTCTACCGCGCGCTCGATCACGCGAAGCGCCAGACGGACGTCGGGTGCGTGCTCCTCACCGGGAACGGGCCGAGCCCGGACGACGGCGGATGGGCGTTCTGCTCGGGCGGCGACCAGCGCGTCCGCGGCGCGGACGGTTACGAGTACCGCGAGGACGACGCCGACCGCGACACGGCGAGCGACGCGGGGCGCCTGCACATCCTCGAGGTCCAGCGACTCATCCGGCACATCCCGAAGCCCGTCGTCTGCGTCGCGCCGGGGTGGGCGGTCGGTGGCGGGCACAGCCTCCACGTCGTCTGCGACATGACGCTCGCGAGCGCGGAGCACGCGAAGTTCAAGCAGACCGACCCGGACGTCGCGAGCTTCGACGGCGGGTTCGGGAGCGCGTACCTCGCGAAGCAGGTCGGCCAGAAGAAGGCCCGCGAGGTGTTCTTCCTCGGGAAGACGTACGACGCCGCGGAGGCCGCCGACATGGGGATGGTGAACGAGGCCGTCCCGCACGAGGACCTCGAGGACGTCGCGCTCGACTGGGCGGAGGAGATGCTCGGGAAGAGCCCGACGGCGATGCGGATGCTCAAGTACGCGTTCAACGCGACCGACGACGGCATGGTCGGCCAGCAGGTGTTCGCGGGCGAGGCGACGCGGCTCGCGTACCAGACCGACGAAGCGCAAGAGGGCCGGGACGCGTTCAACGAGGACCGCGACCCCGAGTTCGGCGACTTCGAGTACCACTACTAG
- a CDS encoding PAS domain S-box protein yields the protein MRDDGTADGASSVLVVAPTPTIAAGTDAEAEGEPDDLRFDHARSLETARHVLASGTRDCVVVDGSLLTDDGSGFIDDVRALAPGCPVILLARGDGVLPDELVSKATTIVETSAGGENAFLLEKVRSTVRSTEPYDDGHQMYRALVETARDGLYRLDATGEFVYANESFAEMLGYERAELIGSHGSRPLVDGELERGQRVIQQVLADEDRESEILDMEMVTKAGDRIVVAVHFVVLTTDDGAYDGVMGVVRDVTERRERERELERKNERLDSFASMVSHDLRNPLNVATGRLELVRDAIDHADLEEIAVSLDRMDALIEDLLTLARAGKRVDDVEPVALASVAEACWRNVATPEATLAVESALTLRADPNRLKQLLENLVRNALEHGRRDAHVVVSDLDDGDGFYVADDGPGIPVEAREDVFDAGVSTNDGTGLGLAIVEDVVEAHGWSIVVTDSESGGARFEISGVAIGST from the coding sequence GTGAGGGATGATGGCACGGCTGACGGCGCGTCGTCCGTGCTGGTCGTCGCCCCCACACCGACGATCGCGGCCGGTACCGACGCGGAGGCCGAGGGCGAACCCGACGACCTCCGGTTCGATCACGCGAGGAGTCTCGAGACGGCGCGGCACGTGCTGGCGTCGGGGACGCGGGACTGCGTCGTCGTCGACGGGTCGCTCCTGACCGACGACGGGTCCGGGTTCATCGACGACGTCCGGGCGCTCGCCCCCGGGTGTCCCGTCATCCTCCTCGCCAGGGGCGACGGCGTACTACCGGACGAACTCGTCTCGAAGGCGACGACGATAGTCGAGACGTCCGCCGGCGGAGAGAACGCGTTCCTCCTCGAGAAGGTCCGTTCGACCGTCCGGAGCACCGAACCGTACGACGACGGCCACCAGATGTATCGAGCGCTCGTTGAGACCGCCCGCGACGGCCTCTACCGGCTGGATGCGACCGGCGAGTTCGTGTACGCGAACGAGTCGTTCGCGGAGATGCTCGGCTACGAGCGCGCCGAACTCATCGGCAGTCACGGCTCTCGCCCGCTGGTCGACGGCGAGCTCGAACGCGGTCAGCGCGTCATTCAGCAAGTGCTGGCGGACGAGGACCGGGAGAGCGAGATCCTGGACATGGAGATGGTGACGAAGGCGGGCGATCGGATCGTCGTCGCCGTCCACTTCGTCGTGCTGACGACGGACGACGGCGCGTACGACGGCGTGATGGGCGTCGTCCGAGACGTGACGGAGCGCCGCGAACGTGAGCGCGAACTCGAGCGCAAGAACGAGCGACTGGACTCGTTCGCGTCGATGGTCAGTCACGACCTCCGGAACCCCCTGAACGTCGCCACGGGTCGACTCGAGTTGGTTCGGGACGCGATCGATCACGCGGACCTCGAGGAGATCGCCGTCTCGCTCGATCGGATGGACGCGCTGATCGAGGACTTGCTGACGCTCGCGCGCGCCGGCAAGCGCGTCGACGACGTGGAACCGGTCGCGCTCGCGTCGGTCGCCGAGGCCTGCTGGCGTAACGTGGCGACGCCGGAGGCGACGCTCGCGGTCGAGTCGGCGCTGACGCTGCGCGCCGACCCGAACCGGTTGAAGCAGCTGCTGGAGAACCTCGTGCGGAACGCGCTGGAGCACGGCCGCCGGGACGCTCACGTCGTCGTCAGCGACCTCGACGACGGGGACGGATTCTACGTCGCCGACGACGGCCCGGGAATCCCGGTCGAGGCACGCGAGGACGTGTTCGACGCCGGGGTCTCGACGAACGACGGCACCGGGTTGGGGCTGGCCATCGTCGAGGACGTCGTCGAGGCGCACGGCTGGTCGATCGTCGTGACCGACAGCGAGTCGGGCGGTGCGCGATTCGAGATCTCGGGCGTCGCGATCGGTTCGACGTGA
- a CDS encoding mandelate racemase/muconate lactonizing enzyme family protein, translated as MDAEFREFAVSLSRPLATANGEITDREGFLVRVSDGEHEGFGEATPLAQWTESHAECRGALSDAVSRLQDDEAALRADLDRNPAARHGVALALADLRAKQHDRPLYRLLGRRSEREWVPVNATVGDAAPDDTAAAAERAVAEGYETVKVKVGTRGVERDVERLRAVRDAVGDDVSLRADANGAWDREEAERALSGFADAGVRYVEQPLPADDLAGMAALRGGPVGVAVDETLAAHSVQQVLDAGAADVLVLKPMALGGVERARRAAVEAREENVASVVTTTIDAVVARAGAVHVAASLAGVLSCGLATGDWLSTDLGPDPCFVDDGSVRVPQEAGLGVHAVWEDDDA; from the coding sequence ATGGACGCCGAGTTCCGCGAGTTCGCGGTGTCGCTGTCGCGGCCGCTCGCGACGGCGAACGGCGAGATCACGGACCGCGAGGGGTTCCTGGTTCGCGTGAGCGACGGCGAGCACGAGGGGTTCGGGGAGGCGACGCCGCTCGCGCAGTGGACGGAGTCCCACGCCGAGTGTCGGGGAGCGCTATCCGACGCCGTCTCGCGACTGCAGGACGACGAAGCGGCGTTGCGCGCGGACCTCGACCGGAACCCGGCCGCGCGTCACGGGGTCGCGCTCGCGCTCGCGGACCTCCGCGCGAAGCAGCACGACCGCCCGCTCTACCGGCTGCTCGGGCGACGGAGCGAGCGCGAGTGGGTGCCGGTGAACGCCACCGTCGGCGACGCCGCACCCGACGACACCGCGGCGGCCGCGGAGCGCGCGGTCGCGGAGGGCTACGAGACGGTGAAGGTGAAGGTCGGCACGCGCGGCGTCGAGCGCGACGTCGAGCGCCTGCGCGCGGTCCGGGACGCCGTCGGCGACGACGTCTCGCTCCGTGCTGACGCGAACGGCGCGTGGGACCGCGAGGAAGCAGAGCGCGCGCTCTCCGGGTTCGCCGACGCCGGCGTGCGCTACGTCGAGCAGCCGCTCCCGGCGGACGACCTCGCCGGCATGGCCGCGCTCCGCGGCGGCCCGGTGGGCGTGGCGGTCGACGAGACGCTCGCAGCGCACTCCGTCCAGCAGGTCCTCGACGCCGGGGCGGCGGACGTGCTCGTGCTGAAGCCGATGGCGCTCGGCGGCGTCGAGCGCGCGCGCCGCGCCGCGGTCGAGGCGCGCGAGGAGAACGTCGCGAGCGTCGTGACGACGACGATCGACGCCGTCGTCGCGCGCGCCGGCGCGGTCCACGTCGCCGCGTCGCTCGCGGGCGTCCTGTCCTGTGGCCTCGCGACCGGAGACTGGCTGTCGACCGACCTCGGACCGGACCCGTGCTTCGTCGACGACGGCTCCGTCCGCGTGCCCCAGGAGGCCGGCCTGGGCGTCCATGCGGTCTGGGAGGACGACGATGCCTGA